A single region of the Cronobacter condimenti 1330 genome encodes:
- the nth gene encoding endonuclease III, with protein MNQAKRIEILTRLRANNPHPTTELHFNSPFELLIAVLLSAQATDVSVNKATAKLYPVANTPQAMLALGVDGVKEYIKTIGLFNSKAENVIKTCRILIEQHAGEVPEDRAALEALPGVGRKTANVVLNTAFGWPTIAVDTHIFRVSNRTKFAPGKNVDAVEEKLLKVVPKEFKVDCHHWLILHGRYTCIARKPRCGSCIIEDLCEYAEKVYE; from the coding sequence ATGAACCAGGCCAAGCGCATTGAGATCCTGACCCGGTTGCGGGCCAATAACCCACATCCGACCACCGAACTTCACTTCAACAGCCCCTTTGAGCTGCTTATTGCGGTGCTGCTTTCCGCCCAGGCGACTGACGTCAGCGTTAACAAAGCCACGGCAAAACTCTACCCTGTGGCGAATACGCCGCAGGCGATGCTCGCACTCGGTGTGGATGGCGTGAAGGAGTACATTAAGACCATCGGGCTGTTTAACAGCAAAGCCGAAAATGTGATTAAAACCTGCCGCATCCTTATTGAGCAGCACGCAGGCGAGGTGCCAGAAGATCGCGCGGCGCTGGAAGCGCTGCCGGGTGTAGGCCGTAAGACGGCCAATGTGGTGCTAAACACGGCGTTCGGCTGGCCAACGATTGCCGTAGACACGCATATCTTTCGTGTCAGTAACCGGACGAAATTTGCGCCGGGTAAAAATGTTGACGCCGTTGAAGAGAAACTACTGAAGGTCGTGCCGAAGGAATTTAAGGTCGATTGCCATCACTGGCTCATTCTTCACGGACGTTATACCTGTATCGCCCGTAAGCCACGCTGCGGCTCCTGCATCATTGAAGATCTGTGCGAATACGCAGAAAAAGTTTACGAGTAA
- the slyA gene encoding transcriptional regulator SlyA codes for MKLESPLGSDLTRLVRIWRALIDHRLKPLELTQTHWVTLHHIHALPPDQSQIQLAKAIGIEQPSLVRTLDQLEEKGLIARHTCASDRRAKRIKLTEKAAPIISQLEDVILKTRGEILSGITQEEHDQMLRIVARLEKNILALSAKE; via the coding sequence ATGAAATTGGAATCGCCATTAGGCTCTGACCTGACAAGACTGGTGCGCATCTGGCGTGCTCTGATTGACCATCGCCTGAAGCCTCTGGAATTAACGCAGACCCACTGGGTGACACTTCATCATATCCACGCGCTGCCGCCCGATCAGTCGCAAATTCAACTGGCTAAGGCCATCGGCATTGAGCAACCGTCGCTGGTGCGCACGCTCGATCAGCTGGAAGAGAAGGGGCTTATTGCCCGTCATACCTGCGCCAGCGACAGACGCGCCAAACGCATCAAGCTGACAGAAAAAGCCGCGCCTATCATTTCTCAACTGGAAGACGTGATTCTGAAAACGCGTGGTGAAATCCTCTCTGGCATTACGCAGGAAGAGCACGATCAGATGCTGCGCATTGTGGCCCGACTTGAGAAAAACATTTTGGCGCTGTCGGCCAAAGAGTAA
- the tyrS gene encoding tyrosine--tRNA ligase translates to MASSNLIKQLQERGLVAQVTDEEALAQRLAQGPIALYCGFDPTADSLHLGHLVPLLCLKRFQMAGHKPVALVGGATGLIGDPSFKATERKLNTEDTVQEWVDKIRRQVAPFLDFDCGDNAAIAANNFDWFGNMNVLTFLRDIGKHFSVNQMINKEAVKQRLNRDDVGISFTEFSYNLLQGYDFACLNKLHGVALQIGGSDQWGNITSGIDLTRRLHQNQVFGLTVPLITKSDGTKFGKTEGGAVWLDPKKTSPYKFYQFWINTADADVYRFLKFFTFMSLEEINALEEEDKNSGKAPRAQYVLAEQVTRLVHGDDGLAAAKRITESLFNGNLNALSEADFEQLAQDGVPMIEMEKGADLMQALVDSELQPSRGQARKTIASNAITINGEKQADPEYTFSDSDRLFGRYTLLRRGKKNYCLVCWK, encoded by the coding sequence ATGGCAAGCAGCAATTTGATTAAACAATTGCAGGAGCGGGGCCTTGTGGCTCAGGTGACGGATGAAGAAGCGTTAGCGCAGCGACTGGCGCAGGGGCCGATCGCCCTTTATTGCGGCTTCGATCCCACCGCCGACAGCCTGCACTTGGGCCATCTGGTTCCCTTGTTGTGCCTTAAGCGCTTTCAGATGGCCGGGCACAAACCGGTTGCACTGGTCGGTGGCGCAACCGGTCTGATTGGCGATCCAAGCTTTAAAGCGACCGAACGTAAACTGAATACCGAAGATACCGTGCAGGAGTGGGTGGACAAAATCCGCCGTCAGGTGGCACCGTTCCTGGATTTTGACTGCGGTGACAACGCCGCTATCGCCGCAAACAACTTTGACTGGTTTGGCAACATGAACGTGCTGACCTTCCTGCGCGATATCGGCAAGCACTTCTCGGTCAACCAGATGATCAACAAAGAAGCGGTCAAGCAGCGTCTGAACCGCGACGATGTTGGCATCTCCTTCACCGAATTTTCCTACAACCTGCTGCAGGGTTACGATTTTGCCTGCCTGAATAAACTGCACGGCGTGGCGCTGCAGATAGGCGGTTCCGACCAGTGGGGCAACATTACCTCTGGCATCGACCTGACCCGTCGTCTGCACCAGAATCAGGTGTTTGGCCTGACCGTACCGCTTATCACAAAATCTGATGGAACCAAATTCGGCAAAACCGAAGGCGGCGCAGTATGGCTGGATCCGAAGAAAACCAGCCCGTATAAATTCTACCAGTTCTGGATCAACACTGCGGATGCTGACGTTTATCGCTTCCTGAAATTCTTCACCTTCATGAGCCTTGAAGAAATCAACGCGCTTGAAGAAGAAGATAAAAACAGCGGCAAAGCGCCGCGCGCTCAGTACGTGCTGGCGGAGCAAGTGACACGTCTGGTGCATGGCGATGACGGTCTCGCTGCGGCTAAACGCATTACTGAAAGTCTGTTTAACGGCAATCTTAATGCGCTGAGCGAAGCGGATTTCGAGCAGCTCGCGCAGGATGGTGTGCCGATGATCGAAATGGAAAAAGGCGCGGATTTGATGCAGGCGCTGGTGGATTCCGAACTGCAGCCGTCCCGCGGTCAGGCGCGTAAAACTATCGCTTCTAACGCTATTACCATCAATGGTGAGAAGCAGGCCGACCCGGAATATACCTTTAGCGACAGCGACCGCCTCTTTGGCCGCTATACGCTGCTGCGTCGCGGTAAGAAAAACTACTGCCTCGTCTGCTGGAAATAA
- the pdxH gene encoding pyridoxamine 5'-phosphate oxidase, translated as MSDIDHLQQIAHLRREYTKGGLRRRDLTDQPLPLFERWLAQACEAKLADPTAMVVATVDEQGQPYQRIVLLKHFDERGMVFYTNLGSRKAHHLENNPRISLLFPWHMLERQVMVTGKAERLSTFEVVKYFHSRPRDSQIGAWVSKQSSRISARGVLESKFLELKQKFQQGEVPLPSFWGGFRVSLEQVEFWQGGEHRLHDRFLYQRDADGWKIDRLAP; from the coding sequence ATGTCTGATATTGATCATCTGCAACAGATTGCGCATTTGCGCCGCGAATATACCAAAGGCGGGCTGCGCCGCCGCGACTTAACCGACCAGCCGCTGCCGCTGTTTGAACGCTGGCTCGCGCAGGCCTGTGAAGCAAAACTCGCTGATCCCACCGCCATGGTCGTCGCCACGGTTGATGAACAGGGCCAGCCTTATCAGCGTATCGTGCTGCTCAAGCATTTTGATGAGCGCGGCATGGTTTTCTACACCAATCTTGGCAGCCGCAAGGCGCATCATCTTGAAAACAACCCCCGCATCAGCCTGCTCTTTCCGTGGCATATGCTGGAGCGTCAGGTGATGGTGACGGGAAAGGCCGAGCGCCTTTCAACATTTGAGGTGGTGAAATATTTTCACAGCCGTCCGCGTGACAGCCAGATTGGCGCATGGGTGTCGAAGCAGTCGAGCCGTATTTCTGCGCGAGGCGTACTGGAGAGTAAATTCCTTGAGCTGAAGCAGAAATTCCAGCAGGGCGAAGTGCCATTGCCAAGTTTCTGGGGCGGTTTTCGTGTAAGCCTTGAACAGGTGGAATTCTGGCAGGGCGGCGAGCACCGTCTCCATGACCGCTTTTTATACCAGCGTGACGCCGACGGCTGGAAAATCGACCGTCTTGCCCCGTAA
- the mliC gene encoding C-type lysozyme inhibitor, whose protein sequence is MKKLLVVLLPALLAGCSYYHAMVERMNTDTLEYRCDEKPLTVSLNNTRQQVSFVLDDKVLHLNEGRSASGVRYTDGIYAFWSKGDEATVYHRDNIVLNHCQLQNPKR, encoded by the coding sequence ATGAAGAAACTGCTTGTCGTTTTGCTTCCCGCCTTGCTCGCCGGCTGTAGCTACTATCACGCTATGGTTGAGCGCATGAATACCGATACGCTTGAATACCGCTGTGATGAAAAACCTCTAACGGTGTCACTCAATAATACGCGCCAGCAGGTAAGTTTCGTGCTGGATGATAAGGTGCTGCATCTGAACGAAGGCCGTTCCGCTTCAGGCGTACGCTATACCGATGGTATCTATGCGTTCTGGTCGAAAGGCGACGAAGCCACCGTCTACCATCGCGACAATATTGTGTTAAATCACTGCCAGTTACAAAACCCGAAGCGTTGA
- the gstA gene encoding glutathione transferase GstA, whose protein sequence is MKLFYKAGACSLSPHIILREAGIDFTLVAVDLAAKRTENGEDYLTINPKGQVPALLLDDGTLLTEGVAIVQYIADKVPDRQLLAPVGSMTRYHTLEWLNYIATELHKGFTPLFRPGTPDEYKTIAREQLQKKFEYVNEALAQKQWLMGLRFSVADAYLFTVLNWAKAVGLEMQAYDNIADYQARVKARPEVAAALKAEGLSA, encoded by the coding sequence ATGAAATTGTTTTACAAAGCCGGCGCGTGTTCGCTTTCGCCGCATATCATTCTGCGCGAAGCGGGTATTGATTTTACGCTGGTGGCAGTCGATCTGGCTGCGAAACGCACGGAGAACGGCGAAGATTATCTGACTATCAACCCAAAAGGTCAGGTGCCGGCGCTGCTACTGGATGACGGCACACTGCTGACCGAAGGTGTCGCTATCGTTCAGTACATCGCAGATAAAGTGCCAGACCGTCAGTTGCTCGCGCCAGTCGGTAGCATGACCCGCTACCATACGCTTGAGTGGCTGAACTATATCGCGACTGAACTGCACAAAGGTTTTACGCCGCTCTTTCGTCCTGGTACGCCGGATGAGTACAAAACCATTGCCCGGGAACAGTTACAGAAGAAATTCGAGTATGTGAACGAGGCGCTGGCGCAAAAACAGTGGCTGATGGGGCTGCGTTTCAGCGTGGCGGATGCCTATTTATTTACCGTGCTGAACTGGGCGAAAGCGGTGGGGCTGGAAATGCAGGCTTATGACAATATCGCTGACTACCAGGCCCGTGTGAAAGCGCGTCCTGAAGTGGCGGCCGCGCTGAAGGCGGAAGGACTGAGCGCCTGA
- the rsxG gene encoding electron transport complex subunit RsxG: MLKTIQKHGVTLAVFAALTTGLTAMVNALTKTTIADQATLKQKQLFDQVLPPEMYDNDIQQSCYLVTSPALGNGEKQLWVARKGETPVAVVMQATAPDGYSGAIQLLVGADFKGTVLGTRVTQHHETPGLGDKIDTRISNWITGFTGKVIHGQNDSRWAVKKDGGQFDQFTGATITPRAVVNAVKRAGLYAQTLEPQLSTLSSCGDTHE, encoded by the coding sequence ATGCTAAAAACTATCCAGAAACATGGCGTGACGCTCGCCGTTTTCGCCGCCCTGACCACCGGCCTTACGGCGATGGTGAACGCGCTCACCAAAACCACGATTGCTGATCAGGCGACGCTTAAGCAAAAACAGCTATTCGACCAGGTGCTGCCGCCGGAGATGTATGACAATGATATTCAGCAAAGCTGCTATCTTGTAACGTCACCTGCGCTCGGCAACGGCGAAAAACAACTGTGGGTCGCGCGTAAAGGCGAAACGCCGGTGGCGGTGGTGATGCAGGCCACCGCCCCGGATGGCTATTCGGGCGCGATACAACTGCTGGTCGGCGCCGATTTTAAAGGCACCGTGCTCGGCACCCGTGTTACGCAACATCATGAAACGCCTGGGCTTGGCGATAAAATTGATACGCGCATTAGCAACTGGATAACCGGTTTTACGGGTAAGGTCATTCACGGCCAGAATGACAGCCGCTGGGCGGTAAAAAAAGATGGCGGCCAGTTTGACCAGTTCACCGGCGCAACCATTACCCCGCGCGCGGTGGTCAATGCCGTGAAACGTGCGGGCCTGTACGCGCAAACGCTGGAGCCACAGCTGTCCACCCTGTCTTCTTGTGGAGATACCCATGAATGA
- the slyB gene encoding outer membrane lipoprotein SlyB, with product MISRVLVVSLVGLTLAGCVNNDSLSGDVYTASEAKQVQNVTYGTVVNVRPVKIQGGDDTNVIGALGGAVLGGFLGNTVGGGTGRSLATAAGAIAGGVAGQGVQGAVNKTQGVELEIRKDDGNTIMVVQKQGNSHFSAGQRVVLASNGSQVTVSPR from the coding sequence ATGATTTCACGTGTACTGGTTGTTTCGCTGGTAGGTTTAACGCTGGCGGGCTGCGTCAACAATGATAGCCTTTCCGGTGATGTCTATACCGCCTCTGAAGCCAAACAGGTACAGAACGTCACTTACGGGACTGTCGTAAACGTTCGTCCGGTGAAGATCCAGGGTGGAGATGATACCAACGTCATCGGCGCACTCGGCGGCGCGGTTCTGGGTGGCTTCCTCGGTAATACCGTCGGCGGCGGCACGGGTCGTTCGCTTGCCACTGCAGCAGGCGCTATCGCAGGCGGCGTAGCAGGCCAGGGCGTTCAGGGTGCGGTGAACAAAACCCAGGGCGTTGAGCTGGAAATCCGTAAGGATGACGGTAATACCATTATGGTTGTGCAGAAACAGGGTAATTCCCATTTCTCCGCAGGTCAGCGCGTTGTGCTGGCAAGCAACGGCAGCCAGGTTACCGTCTCTCCGCGCTAA
- the dtpA gene encoding dipeptide/tripeptide permease DtpA: MSTANKKPAESVSLNAFKQPKSFYLIFSIELWERFGYYGLQGIMAVYLVKQLGMSEADSITLFSSFSALVYGLVAIGGWLGDKVLGTKRVIMLGTIVLAIGYALVAWSGHDAAIVYFGMATIAVGNGLFKANPSALLSTCYEKDDPRLDGAFTMYYMAINIGSFFSMLATPWLADQFGWSVAFSLSFVGMLITLVNFIFCKKWVKDYGSKPDFAPLQVGKLIATVVGIVVLVAIATWLLHNQGIARMVLGVVALAIVIIFGKEAFAMKGAARRKMIVAFILMLEAIVFFVLYQQMPTSLNFFAIRNVEHAIFGVTFQPEQFQALNPFWIMIGSPILAAIYNKMGDRLSMPFKFTIGMLLCSGAFLVLPLGAKFASDAGIVSVNWLILSYALQSIGELMISGLGLAMVAQLVPQRLMGFIMGSWFLTTAGAAMIAGKVANLMAVPENVTDPLQSLAVYGHVFMQIGIVTGVIALLMLVTAPLLNRMTQEDKAEETKTAHA, translated from the coding sequence GTGTCGACTGCAAACAAAAAACCAGCAGAAAGCGTCAGCCTGAACGCTTTCAAACAACCTAAATCGTTCTATCTCATTTTCTCTATCGAGTTATGGGAGCGTTTTGGTTACTACGGTCTGCAAGGGATTATGGCCGTTTACCTGGTAAAACAGCTGGGTATGTCGGAAGCGGATTCCATTACATTGTTCTCCTCCTTTAGCGCGCTGGTTTATGGTCTGGTGGCTATCGGTGGCTGGCTGGGCGATAAAGTGCTCGGCACCAAGCGCGTTATTATGCTTGGCACTATCGTGCTGGCGATTGGCTATGCTCTGGTAGCATGGTCCGGGCACGATGCCGCCATTGTCTACTTTGGTATGGCGACCATCGCGGTCGGTAACGGCCTGTTTAAAGCCAACCCGTCTGCTCTGCTCTCCACCTGCTATGAAAAAGACGATCCGCGTCTCGACGGCGCTTTCACCATGTATTACATGGCGATTAACATTGGCTCGTTCTTCTCCATGCTTGCAACGCCCTGGCTTGCTGACCAGTTCGGCTGGAGCGTAGCGTTCTCACTGAGCTTCGTTGGCATGTTAATCACCCTGGTTAACTTCATCTTCTGCAAGAAGTGGGTTAAAGATTACGGCTCCAAACCTGACTTTGCTCCGCTGCAGGTTGGCAAACTGATAGCGACTGTCGTCGGGATTGTCGTCCTGGTGGCTATCGCCACCTGGCTGCTGCACAACCAGGGTATCGCGCGTATGGTACTGGGCGTGGTCGCGCTGGCTATCGTGATTATTTTCGGTAAAGAAGCGTTCGCGATGAAAGGCGCTGCACGTCGCAAAATGATCGTGGCATTTATCCTGATGCTTGAAGCGATTGTGTTCTTCGTCCTTTATCAGCAAATGCCGACCTCTCTGAACTTCTTTGCTATTCGCAACGTTGAGCACGCTATCTTTGGCGTCACGTTCCAGCCAGAGCAGTTCCAGGCGCTGAACCCATTCTGGATTATGATCGGTAGTCCGATTCTTGCGGCTATCTACAACAAAATGGGTGACCGCCTGTCAATGCCGTTCAAATTCACCATCGGCATGCTGCTGTGCTCTGGCGCGTTCCTGGTGTTGCCGCTGGGCGCGAAATTCGCGTCTGACGCAGGTATCGTCTCTGTGAACTGGCTTATCCTGAGCTATGCGCTGCAGAGCATCGGTGAGCTGATGATCTCCGGCCTTGGCCTTGCAATGGTCGCTCAGCTGGTTCCTCAGCGTCTTATGGGCTTCATCATGGGCAGCTGGTTCCTCACCACGGCGGGTGCGGCGATGATCGCGGGTAAAGTCGCGAATCTGATGGCTGTACCGGAAAATGTCACCGACCCGCTGCAGTCGCTTGCGGTCTATGGCCACGTCTTTATGCAGATCGGTATCGTGACGGGCGTCATCGCTCTTCTGATGCTGGTTACCGCGCCGCTGCTTAACCGCATGACGCAGGAAGACAAAGCGGAAGAAACGAAAACCGCACACGCATAA
- a CDS encoding electron transport complex subunit E: MNDVKSILVNGLWKNNSALVQLLGMCPLLAVTSTATNALGLGLATTLVLVLTNASISAFRRWMPAEIRIPIYVMIIASVVSIVQMLINAYAFGLYQSLGIFIPLIVTNCIVVGRAEAFAAKNGPLLSALDGFAIGMGATGAMFVLGSLREILGNGTLFDGADGLLGSWARVLRIEVFHTDTPFLLAMLPPGAFIGLGMMLAVKYLIDERMKRRAAKPVVVEASPEKAS, translated from the coding sequence ATGAATGACGTGAAATCGATTCTGGTTAACGGATTATGGAAAAATAACTCGGCGCTGGTGCAGTTGCTCGGCATGTGCCCGCTGCTGGCCGTAACGTCTACCGCCACTAACGCGCTCGGTCTTGGTCTTGCGACCACTCTGGTGCTGGTACTGACCAACGCCTCGATTTCCGCCTTTCGTCGATGGATGCCGGCTGAAATCCGTATTCCGATTTACGTGATGATTATCGCGTCGGTGGTCAGCATCGTGCAGATGCTTATCAACGCTTATGCGTTCGGGCTCTATCAGTCACTGGGCATCTTTATCCCCCTTATCGTGACCAACTGTATCGTGGTGGGTCGTGCAGAGGCGTTTGCGGCCAAAAACGGTCCGTTGCTCTCGGCGCTGGATGGTTTCGCCATTGGCATGGGTGCGACTGGCGCGATGTTTGTTCTCGGCTCACTGCGCGAGATCCTTGGCAACGGCACGCTGTTTGATGGCGCTGACGGGCTGCTTGGCAGTTGGGCACGCGTACTGCGAATTGAAGTCTTCCATACCGATACGCCGTTCCTGCTGGCGATGCTGCCGCCTGGCGCGTTTATCGGTCTTGGCATGATGCTTGCCGTAAAATACCTGATCGATGAGCGAATGAAGCGCCGCGCCGCGAAACCTGTCGTGGTGGAGGCCAGCCCGGAAAAAGCATCATGA
- the pdxY gene encoding pyridoxal kinase PdxY, with product MKNILAIQSHVVFGHAGNSAAEFPMRRLGANVWPLNTVQFSNHTQYGQWTGTVMPPSHLTEIVQGIAAIGQLSRCDAVLSGYLGSAEQGEHILEIVRQVKASNPKAKYFCDPVMGHPEKGCIVAPGVAEFHARFALPASDIIAPNLLELEMLSGHSVRSVDEAVATARELISRGPQIVLVKHLARAGYQQDRFEMLLVTAEEAWHISRPLVDFGARQPVGVGDVTSGLLLVKLLQGATLREALEHVTAAVYDIMVTTKRMEEYELQVVAAQDGIAQPEHYFTAVKL from the coding sequence ATGAAGAATATCCTTGCCATTCAGTCTCACGTGGTGTTTGGTCACGCCGGCAACAGCGCGGCTGAATTCCCGATGCGCCGTCTTGGCGCCAACGTCTGGCCGCTTAATACGGTGCAGTTTTCCAACCACACGCAGTATGGGCAATGGACCGGCACCGTCATGCCGCCGTCGCATCTGACTGAAATCGTGCAGGGCATTGCAGCTATCGGTCAGCTGTCACGCTGTGACGCGGTGCTGAGTGGTTATCTGGGATCGGCGGAGCAGGGCGAACATATTCTTGAGATTGTCCGCCAGGTGAAAGCGTCCAACCCGAAAGCGAAATATTTCTGCGATCCGGTGATGGGCCACCCTGAAAAAGGCTGTATCGTGGCGCCGGGCGTTGCCGAGTTTCATGCGCGTTTTGCGCTGCCGGCGAGCGACATCATCGCGCCGAATTTGCTGGAGCTTGAAATGTTGAGCGGCCATTCAGTGAGAAGTGTCGATGAGGCGGTCGCCACCGCACGCGAACTGATTAGCCGTGGCCCACAAATTGTGCTGGTAAAACATCTGGCGCGAGCCGGTTATCAGCAGGACCGCTTTGAAATGCTACTCGTGACGGCAGAAGAAGCATGGCATATCAGCCGTCCGCTCGTTGATTTCGGCGCGCGTCAACCTGTCGGCGTCGGTGATGTGACGAGTGGCTTGCTGCTGGTAAAACTGCTACAGGGCGCGACGCTTCGCGAGGCGCTGGAGCATGTGACGGCGGCGGTCTATGACATTATGGTGACCACCAAACGCATGGAAGAATATGAATTGCAGGTCGTGGCGGCCCAGGACGGTATTGCACAGCCGGAGCACTACTTTACGGCAGTAAAACTATAA
- the anmK gene encoding anhydro-N-acetylmuramic acid kinase: MKSGRYIGVMSGTSLDGVDVVLAAIDEHMVAQQASLSWPMPHPIKQAILDICQGQPLTLSQLGRLDHQLGCLFADAVNALMQQQNLNPEDVMAIGCHGQTVWHEPTGSAPHSMQIGDNNQIVARTGVSVVGDFRRRDMALGGQGAPLVPAFHQALLAHPTERRMVLNIGGIANLSLLFPGQPVKGFDTGPGNMLMDAWIWRQKGKPYDNDGEWAASGNVVRPLLQQMLSDPYFAAPAPKSTGREYFNYGWIERQLSLFAGLAAQDVQATLLELTASTIAREVQLSGGAERLMICGGGGRNPRLVARLAALLPGTEVSSTDEMGIRGDDMEALAFAWLAYRTLSGKSGNLPSVTGARAPSVLGAIFPANPLNNRTLPTFPASSGR, encoded by the coding sequence ATGAAATCAGGTCGCTACATTGGAGTCATGTCTGGCACCAGCCTCGATGGGGTGGACGTGGTGCTGGCTGCCATTGACGAACATATGGTGGCGCAACAGGCGAGCCTGAGCTGGCCGATGCCGCACCCCATTAAACAGGCGATTCTCGATATCTGTCAGGGCCAGCCGCTGACGCTGTCACAGCTTGGCCGCCTCGACCATCAGTTAGGCTGCCTGTTCGCCGATGCGGTCAACGCGCTGATGCAGCAGCAAAACCTGAACCCGGAAGATGTAATGGCGATCGGCTGCCACGGACAGACCGTCTGGCATGAACCCACCGGCAGCGCGCCGCATTCAATGCAGATAGGCGATAACAATCAGATTGTCGCGCGTACGGGGGTAAGCGTGGTAGGCGATTTCCGCCGTCGCGATATGGCGCTGGGCGGGCAGGGCGCGCCGCTCGTTCCCGCATTTCATCAGGCGTTACTGGCGCACCCGACCGAGCGACGTATGGTGCTCAATATCGGCGGTATCGCCAATCTGTCGCTGCTGTTCCCCGGCCAGCCTGTCAAAGGATTCGATACCGGGCCCGGAAATATGCTGATGGATGCCTGGATTTGGCGCCAGAAGGGTAAACCTTACGATAACGACGGCGAATGGGCCGCCAGCGGCAATGTGGTGCGCCCGCTGCTCCAGCAGATGCTGAGCGACCCGTACTTTGCGGCCCCGGCGCCCAAAAGCACCGGGCGAGAGTATTTCAACTATGGCTGGATTGAACGCCAGCTTTCGCTGTTTGCGGGGCTTGCGGCGCAGGATGTGCAGGCGACCCTACTGGAACTCACCGCCAGTACCATTGCGCGAGAAGTTCAGCTAAGTGGCGGTGCGGAGCGGCTAATGATTTGCGGCGGCGGCGGACGTAATCCGCGGCTGGTGGCGCGCCTGGCAGCGCTTTTGCCGGGAACAGAAGTCTCATCTACCGATGAGATGGGGATCCGGGGTGACGATATGGAAGCGCTGGCCTTTGCCTGGCTTGCTTACCGTACGCTAAGCGGTAAATCTGGCAATCTGCCGTCGGTCACGGGGGCGCGCGCGCCAAGCGTGCTTGGTGCCATTTTCCCGGCCAACCCCTTAAATAATCGGACTTTGCCGACTTTTCCGGCCTCGTCAGGCAGATAG
- the rsxD gene encoding electron transport complex subunit RsxD: MVFRIASSPYTHNQRQTSRIMMLVTLAAMPGIAVQWYFFGYGSLVQILLAIVSALASEALVLRLRKLPLKSHLGDNSALLTGLLLGISIPPLAPWWLVVLGTAFAVIIAKQLYGGLGHNPFNPAMIGYVVLLISFPVQMTNWLPPQQIAATAPGFLDALQVIFHGVTTNGDTMAQLRLGIDGVSQATPLDTFKTGLHAGHPAGELLAQPIYGGTLAGLGWQWVNLAYLAGGLFLLARGTIRWHIPASFIVTLAVCSTLGWLIAPEKFLSPLMHLLSGATMLGAFFILTDPVTASTTNKGRLLFGALAGVLVWLIRSFGGYPDGVAFAVLLANITVPLIDYYTRPRVYGHR, translated from the coding sequence ATGGTTTTCAGAATCGCAAGTTCCCCTTATACCCATAACCAGCGCCAGACGTCGCGTATCATGATGCTGGTCACGCTCGCCGCCATGCCGGGCATTGCCGTGCAATGGTACTTTTTCGGCTACGGCAGCCTGGTGCAGATTCTGCTAGCCATCGTCAGCGCGCTTGCCAGCGAAGCGCTGGTGCTGCGGTTGCGCAAACTGCCCCTTAAAAGTCATCTTGGCGATAACTCTGCGCTGCTCACCGGTCTGTTGCTGGGCATCAGTATTCCGCCGCTGGCGCCGTGGTGGTTGGTCGTGCTTGGTACCGCTTTCGCGGTGATCATCGCAAAACAGCTTTACGGCGGGCTCGGCCATAACCCGTTCAACCCGGCCATGATTGGTTATGTTGTGTTACTTATCTCCTTTCCGGTCCAAATGACCAACTGGCTGCCGCCGCAGCAGATTGCGGCAACGGCACCCGGTTTTCTCGATGCACTACAGGTTATTTTCCACGGCGTTACCACCAATGGCGACACCATGGCGCAACTGAGGCTCGGTATTGACGGGGTGAGCCAGGCGACGCCGCTGGACACGTTCAAAACGGGTCTGCACGCGGGGCACCCGGCAGGTGAATTGCTCGCGCAGCCGATTTATGGGGGAACGCTGGCGGGTCTTGGCTGGCAGTGGGTAAACCTCGCGTATCTGGCAGGCGGCCTGTTCCTGCTGGCGCGCGGCACAATCCGTTGGCATATTCCGGCAAGTTTTATCGTGACGCTTGCCGTGTGCTCAACGCTCGGCTGGCTTATCGCGCCGGAAAAATTCCTCTCGCCGCTGATGCATCTGCTCTCGGGCGCGACGATGCTTGGCGCGTTTTTTATTCTGACCGACCCGGTCACCGCCTCCACCACCAACAAAGGGCGGCTGCTTTTCGGCGCGCTGGCCGGTGTGCTGGTGTGGCTTATCCGAAGCTTTGGTGGTTATCCTGATGGCGTGGCGTTCGCCGTACTGCTCGCAAATATCACCGTGCCGCTTATTGATTACTACACCCGTCCGCGGGTTTATGGTCACCGGTAA